One Cucurbita pepo subsp. pepo cultivar mu-cu-16 chromosome LG09, ASM280686v2, whole genome shotgun sequence DNA window includes the following coding sequences:
- the LOC111801358 gene encoding fruit protein pKIWI502-like, with product MSISISSTLSLSASSSLPHALFPPPHSSMSLLRRLRPGRLRFNIPQPPRRFATAAAAAVRQDTASWTQAPLVEVEPAAESLFHASIDVSDAPDLVASHTRAGQYLQLRVPDVEKPTFLAIASPPSLASSEGVFQFLVKNVEGSIAELLCGLKKGDVVQLNQVMGSGFDVDQIAPPQNYPTVFIFATGSAISPIRSLIESGFGAIKRSDVRLYYGARNLKRMAYQDRFKDWESSGIKVVPVLSEPENDWTGESGYVQAAFTRAKKAFDPLSTGVILCGQKQMAEEVTSILLADGVSSEKILKNF from the exons ATGTCGATCTCCATTTCCTCAACTCTTTCCCTTTCCGCTTCCTCTTCTCTTCCCCATGCTCTCTTTCCTCCTCCCCATTCTTCCATGTCTCTCCTCCGCCGCCTGAGACCCGGCCGTCTTAGATTCAACATCCCTCAACCTCCCAGACGATTCGccactgctgctgctgcagccGTACGCCAGGATACTGCTTCTTGGACCCAAGCTCCTCTCGTCGAAGTCGAGCCTGCTGCCGAGTCTCTCTTCCACGCTTCCATAGACGTGTCCGACGCGCCGGACCTCGTTGCTTCACACACGCGTGCTGGTCAGTACCTGCAGCTTCGTGTCCCTGACGTGGAGAAACCGACGTTCCTAGCCATCGCGTCTCCTCCATCTCTTGCGTCTTCGGAAGGCGTGTTTCAGTTCCTGGTGAAAAACGTGGAGGGATCGATCGCTGAGCTTTTATGTGGATTAAAGAAAGGAGATGTCGTGCAACTCAATCAGGTCATGGGAAGCGGATTCGACGTCGATCAAATCGCGCCGCCGCAGAATTACCCAACCGTTTTCATTTTTGCCACTGGATCTGCAATCAG TCCAATACGATCTCTAATCGAGTCGGGCTTCGGGGCGATTAAAAGGTCTGATGTGAGGCTATATTATGGGGCAAGAAACCTCAAAAGGATGGCTTATCAG GATAGATTTAAAGATTGGGAGTCTTCTGGAATTAAGGTTGTGCCAGTATTGTCAGAACCTGAAAATGATTGGACTGGTGAAAGTGGCTATGTCCAG GCTGCCTTCACTAGAGCAAAGAAAGCCTTCGACCCTCTCTCTACTGGTGTCATACTCTGTGGTCAGAAACAGATGGCTGAG GAAGTTACGTCAATTCTTTTAGCAGATGGAGTCTCTAGTGAGAAGATACTAAAGAATTTTTGA